One region of Aureibacillus halotolerans genomic DNA includes:
- a CDS encoding response regulator transcription factor, with product MAQPRILVVDDENDLCKLMAAALHKEGIENVETAGSVKEGWEQFQRFSPDLAIVDIMLPDGDGYDLCKMIRDVSSIPILFLSAKDDEADKILGLALGGDDYITKPFSPKEVAYRVKAQLRRAGLSSNEGDASANQRTTTVGPFSINSEETEVTKNGEGLKLTAKEVGIMACFMRNPNRILSKETLFQSVWDEDFFGGDNTLLVHIRRLREKIEDSPSTPKYITTVKGLGYRFQGK from the coding sequence ATGGCACAGCCACGCATTCTAGTCGTAGATGACGAAAACGATCTATGCAAGTTAATGGCAGCAGCCTTACATAAAGAAGGAATTGAAAATGTGGAGACTGCGGGCAGTGTGAAGGAAGGTTGGGAGCAGTTTCAGCGATTTTCTCCCGATTTAGCGATTGTTGACATTATGCTACCTGACGGAGATGGCTACGATCTCTGCAAAATGATTCGCGACGTATCGAGCATTCCAATTTTATTTCTTTCTGCAAAGGATGATGAAGCAGATAAGATACTGGGACTCGCACTCGGTGGTGATGATTACATTACGAAACCGTTCAGTCCTAAAGAAGTCGCCTATCGTGTCAAAGCACAACTTAGGCGAGCGGGCTTGTCTTCCAATGAAGGTGACGCCTCAGCAAATCAACGTACGACGACCGTCGGCCCCTTCTCCATCAACAGTGAGGAAACCGAGGTAACAAAAAATGGCGAGGGGTTGAAATTAACGGCAAAAGAAGTTGGTATTATGGCTTGTTTTATGAGGAACCCCAACCGTATTTTAAGCAAGGAAACGCTCTTTCAAAGTGTATGGGATGAAGACTTTTTTGGCGGAGATAACACATTGCTTGTGCATATTAGAAGATTAAGGGAAAAAATTGAGGATTCGCCTTCCACCCCCAAATACATTACGACCGTCAAAGGTCTAGGCTACCGATTTCAGGGGAAATAG
- a CDS encoding ABC transporter permease → MTLADIAFKNGLRNIKSYGLYIGSTIFSIIIYFTFITLKYNEDISALSETSKQISAIMGASAFILLIFAAVFIAYSNSFFMKRRKKEIALFSLMGMRKRSIGLILFLENLAIGVISLIVGIGLGFLFSQVLLILLMKLMGLEMVFSFAFSMSAVVETSLVFFLLFLATSVQGYFIIYRFSLIDLFHAEKKGEELPKARVFSAIIGVITLGAAYWLALQDLMTSDAWRILGLAMPLVIIGLIVLGSYFLFRSVLVYALHVVKKRRSFAWNGLHLWTLSQLLYRVKGNARSLTIIAILSATTITAGGAVFGLYYTADKEVQISAPFTFMWEGEDQQIDPSLTTYDETIHSKQVRIEENNGIVRQYALINYTMYAALADQLGQETVETPDANSAILIDTFFDERWAEKPSSVQLENEHYQVSSMLTTPVFNVGTLGGAAIILPDEQYKEIDVEEQVFQAVQVEGEVQQMAVSEALATSTENFSSAIQEYKDAIEASGVLLFVGSFLGLVFLVATGSIIYFKTMAEAESDKEAYRVLHKVGVSRKDMTRSIRHQIGVIFMAPFALGVLHGIVALVAFSALFKMNLWFPVLLWVLAYGFIYSIYYVATVKKFKKSVFN, encoded by the coding sequence ATGACATTAGCTGATATCGCTTTTAAAAATGGGTTGCGCAATATAAAAAGCTACGGATTGTATATCGGCTCGACCATTTTTTCAATCATCATCTACTTTACCTTTATTACATTGAAATACAACGAGGATATTAGCGCTTTGTCAGAGACCTCAAAGCAAATTAGTGCAATTATGGGTGCTTCGGCGTTTATCTTGTTGATTTTCGCTGCCGTTTTTATCGCGTATTCCAATTCGTTCTTTATGAAGAGACGAAAAAAGGAAATCGCCTTATTTTCACTGATGGGTATGCGGAAGCGTTCCATTGGTTTGATTCTCTTCCTGGAAAACTTGGCGATAGGTGTCATTTCTTTAATCGTAGGGATCGGCCTTGGCTTTTTATTTTCACAGGTCTTGCTGATTCTGTTAATGAAGCTGATGGGGCTGGAGATGGTGTTTAGTTTTGCCTTTTCCATGAGCGCAGTCGTCGAAACTTCGTTGGTTTTCTTTCTTCTTTTTCTCGCTACATCGGTGCAGGGGTATTTTATCATTTACCGCTTTTCATTAATTGACCTGTTTCATGCGGAAAAAAAGGGAGAAGAGCTTCCAAAAGCAAGGGTCTTTTCAGCCATTATTGGAGTGATTACGCTCGGTGCTGCGTATTGGCTGGCGCTGCAGGATCTCATGACCTCAGACGCATGGCGGATATTGGGTCTGGCGATGCCCCTTGTCATCATTGGTCTGATTGTTTTAGGATCGTACTTCCTGTTTCGCAGTGTGCTCGTCTACGCGCTTCATGTCGTAAAAAAACGTCGCTCGTTTGCTTGGAATGGTCTCCATTTATGGACACTATCACAACTTCTTTATCGGGTAAAAGGAAATGCACGTTCACTGACCATCATTGCTATACTGAGCGCAACCACTATTACCGCGGGTGGGGCAGTATTTGGATTGTATTATACCGCTGATAAAGAGGTTCAAATCTCTGCACCATTTACATTTATGTGGGAGGGGGAAGATCAGCAGATTGATCCATCCCTGACTACGTATGACGAAACGATTCACAGCAAGCAGGTTCGTATTGAAGAGAATAATGGGATAGTGCGACAATATGCCCTCATAAATTACACGATGTATGCCGCGTTAGCCGATCAGCTCGGTCAGGAAACAGTTGAAACACCTGATGCCAACAGTGCCATATTGATCGATACGTTTTTTGATGAGCGATGGGCAGAAAAACCATCTTCAGTACAGCTGGAAAATGAGCATTATCAGGTATCATCCATGTTAACGACGCCTGTTTTTAACGTAGGGACGTTAGGAGGAGCTGCCATCATTTTACCTGATGAGCAGTATAAGGAGATTGATGTAGAAGAGCAAGTGTTTCAAGCTGTTCAGGTGGAGGGCGAAGTACAGCAGATGGCTGTTTCTGAAGCATTAGCCACGTCTACTGAGAATTTTTCAAGTGCCATACAGGAGTATAAGGACGCCATTGAAGCGTCTGGCGTCTTGCTGTTTGTGGGTAGCTTTTTAGGCCTCGTCTTTCTAGTCGCTACAGGAAGCATTATCTATTTTAAAACGATGGCAGAGGCGGAGTCCGATAAAGAGGCATACAGAGTCCTTCACAAGGTCGGTGTGTCCAGAAAAGACATGACACGTAGTATCCGTCATCAAATTGGCGTCATCTTCATGGCCCCATTTGCTTTAGGAGTCCTTCATGGCATCGTTGCGTTAGTTGCTTTTTCAGCGCTTTTTAAAATGAATTTATGGTTCCCGGTGTTGCTATGGGTGCTCGCTTATGGATTCATTTACAGTATTTATTATGTTGCTACAGTGAAGAAATTCAAAAAAAGTGTATTCAATTAG
- a CDS encoding ABC transporter permease translates to MKFNRIAGNESAPAIQKDVIARSRKLRRKRLLRQNLPLFIMFAPVLIYFLLFKYGPILGLVIAFKQYSLAGGVFGSPWVGMANFEMLFNTPQMLNIIRNTLMLSVLQVVVGFPLPILLAILLNEVRKSWFKKSVQTLVYLPHFFSWVVIAGIVIAMLSMESGIINVWVQKLTGDVYPFLYEPVAWVAVLLASGVWKTTGFSAIIYLAALSAINPSLYESASMDGANKFRQIWHVTLPGISGTIILMLILSMGQIMEVGFDQVFMLQNSVVAGVSEVISTYVYKIGLLGAQYSVTTALGFFESLVGLVLVLTANWIARRFNRGLW, encoded by the coding sequence ATGAAATTCAACCGTATCGCAGGAAATGAATCAGCACCTGCCATTCAAAAAGACGTTATAGCCAGGTCAAGGAAATTACGACGGAAAAGGCTTTTACGTCAGAATTTGCCACTGTTCATTATGTTTGCTCCAGTTCTTATTTATTTTCTACTGTTTAAGTATGGTCCCATCCTAGGCTTGGTGATTGCCTTTAAACAGTACAGCTTGGCTGGAGGAGTGTTTGGGAGTCCGTGGGTAGGGATGGCCAATTTTGAAATGCTATTTAACACGCCGCAGATGCTGAATATTATTCGAAATACGTTAATGTTAAGTGTGCTTCAGGTGGTCGTGGGATTTCCGTTGCCAATTCTGCTGGCGATTTTGTTGAATGAAGTGCGCAAAAGCTGGTTTAAAAAGTCTGTGCAAACGCTCGTTTACTTGCCTCATTTCTTTTCATGGGTCGTTATCGCCGGTATCGTAATTGCAATGTTATCGATGGAAAGCGGCATCATTAATGTATGGGTGCAAAAACTAACAGGCGACGTATATCCCTTTTTGTACGAGCCGGTCGCTTGGGTTGCTGTTCTTCTAGCCTCAGGGGTTTGGAAAACAACAGGTTTTTCAGCAATTATCTATTTGGCTGCCTTGTCAGCCATAAACCCGAGCTTGTATGAATCCGCAAGTATGGATGGGGCCAATAAATTTCGTCAAATTTGGCACGTCACACTTCCAGGAATCAGCGGCACGATCATTTTAATGCTGATTTTATCGATGGGGCAGATCATGGAAGTCGGATTCGATCAAGTATTCATGCTCCAAAATTCTGTCGTCGCGGGCGTTTCAGAAGTTATTAGTACCTATGTGTATAAGATTGGACTGCTTGGCGCGCAATACAGTGTAACGACTGCACTTGGGTTCTTTGAATCTCTCGTAGGACTTGTCCTCGTTTTAACGGCAAACTGGATTGCGAGGCGATTCAATCGTGGGTTGTGGTAG
- a CDS encoding extracellular solute-binding protein: protein MRLRKKLWKTATIGGLCTFLLMVAGCSNDGGSSEEASGETAGGKPEISVSLYDRGSIPREEGSIDDNLWTQWINEESAVKVNYKTIPRWESVETFNTLFASGDAPDLVFEFDTGYRNQLYQQGQLMPIGGLIEEHSDTYKALMEKYPDLKTLGTKDDGKLYEVGRVSYLHSFQALFIRKDWLDNLNLEVPDTMEELLEVANAFTYEDPDGNGVDDTFGIALSGETAGAIGSLFQNVTWVINDEDQWVKDWERYEADLAFRKEAYDSGLADLDFLTDLNGEQALQDWVTGKVGIHAGRTVDTIDIDRFYSPLKRNVPEADVIPILPEGPFGRFSVGLPNPVQMTAVVNAQADNTEALVEYIDFMADPENAVNLRNGFEGEHYELDSEGCPEIIDGDKYTAEVSWNVDFHMLVSRAELGTCSDLANRLDEENPLEKEFIDIVHRNNELNLNNDYPFVTHGEHMPQIPNHLILISQNANDAIQNIYDQAIVSGEQYPVEQAVADAKKAWDEAGGEQLEEFYQTWYMENKDTAFLAEDMYKYIPDRQE from the coding sequence ATGAGATTAAGGAAAAAGCTATGGAAGACAGCTACCATCGGGGGCCTGTGCACGTTTTTACTAATGGTCGCTGGGTGCTCAAATGATGGAGGGTCCAGTGAAGAGGCAAGCGGAGAAACAGCAGGTGGCAAGCCGGAAATTAGCGTCTCTCTCTATGACCGCGGTTCAATTCCTCGAGAGGAAGGCAGTATTGATGACAATCTATGGACGCAATGGATCAACGAAGAATCGGCTGTTAAGGTGAATTACAAAACCATTCCACGTTGGGAATCCGTGGAAACATTTAATACGTTGTTTGCCTCAGGCGATGCTCCGGATTTGGTGTTTGAATTTGACACAGGGTACCGGAATCAACTGTATCAACAAGGACAATTAATGCCCATCGGTGGTCTCATCGAGGAACATAGCGACACGTATAAAGCGCTGATGGAAAAATATCCGGACTTAAAAACGTTAGGAACAAAGGATGACGGAAAACTATATGAAGTTGGCAGAGTCTCCTACCTACACAGTTTTCAAGCGCTTTTTATTCGAAAAGACTGGCTGGATAATTTGAATCTGGAAGTGCCGGACACAATGGAAGAATTGCTCGAAGTGGCCAATGCGTTCACGTACGAGGATCCTGATGGGAATGGCGTAGACGACACTTTCGGCATTGCTCTGAGTGGTGAGACTGCTGGTGCGATCGGTTCCTTGTTTCAAAATGTCACGTGGGTCATTAATGATGAGGACCAATGGGTAAAAGATTGGGAAAGGTATGAAGCGGACCTCGCTTTCAGAAAAGAAGCCTATGATTCAGGATTAGCGGATCTTGACTTTCTCACCGACTTAAACGGGGAGCAGGCACTTCAAGATTGGGTCACCGGGAAGGTTGGCATTCACGCAGGCCGTACGGTTGATACAATTGATATCGATCGCTTTTACAGTCCATTGAAAAGAAATGTGCCCGAAGCGGATGTCATCCCTATTTTGCCGGAAGGCCCTTTTGGTCGCTTTTCTGTTGGATTACCGAATCCTGTCCAAATGACAGCTGTCGTCAACGCACAAGCGGACAATACAGAAGCCCTTGTTGAGTACATTGACTTTATGGCAGATCCTGAGAATGCAGTGAATCTACGAAATGGATTTGAAGGCGAACACTACGAGTTAGATTCAGAAGGCTGTCCGGAAATTATTGATGGGGATAAATATACCGCAGAAGTTTCATGGAACGTCGACTTTCATATGTTGGTTTCAAGAGCTGAATTGGGGACGTGTAGTGATTTGGCAAACCGTCTAGATGAAGAAAATCCGCTTGAAAAAGAATTTATTGATATCGTGCACAGAAATAACGAGTTGAATTTAAACAATGACTATCCTTTTGTTACGCACGGAGAACATATGCCGCAAATTCCCAATCATTTAATTTTGATCTCGCAAAATGCAAATGACGCGATTCAAAATATCTATGATCAGGCGATTGTATCAGGAGAGCAATATCCGGTGGAGCAAGCAGTGGCTGATGCGAAAAAGGCATGGGATGAGGCAGGAGGAGAGCAATTGGAAGAATTTTATCAGACATGGTATATGGAGAACAAAGACACTGCTTTTCTAGCAGAAGATATGTATAAGTACATTCCGGATAGACAGGAATAA
- a CDS encoding YxeA family protein, translated as MRKVVGVIITVVILFIGGIVVLATVDFNRMGKEHLYIQTSEPANVEETTLDSGQIVKSYWYEALAFNEEGEELVVEYSATKKLALDAYLKLYVKNENEVTSYDEVQWEDIPVKAQEQLKE; from the coding sequence ATGCGAAAGGTTGTCGGCGTCATCATTACGGTAGTCATTCTATTTATTGGTGGGATTGTTGTGTTAGCAACAGTTGATTTTAATCGAATGGGGAAGGAACATCTCTATATTCAAACGAGCGAACCCGCTAATGTGGAAGAAACAACGCTGGATTCAGGACAAATAGTAAAAAGTTATTGGTACGAAGCGCTGGCGTTTAATGAAGAAGGCGAGGAGTTGGTCGTTGAATATTCCGCTACGAAAAAACTTGCATTGGATGCCTATTTGAAGCTTTACGTAAAAAACGAAAATGAAGTAACGTCATACGATGAAGTCCAGTGGGAGGACATCCCCGTAAAAGCTCAGGAGCAGTTAAAGGAATAA
- a CDS encoding ABC transporter ATP-binding protein — protein MESLLAVNNVEKTYGKGTNTFKALEQISFEMAHGEFVGVMGPSGSGKSTLLNVLATIDAPTEGDIYIEKDNIAKMKEEKLADFRRNHLGFIFQDYHLLDSLTVKENILLPLAIAKRPVAEMEKQVVAITKDFGIHSLLNKYPYQISGGQKQRTATCRALVNDPKMIFADEPTGALDSKASEDFLERLSRLNEVRETTIMMVTHDAFAASFCRRILFIQDGQLSEEIVRQNQTRKQFFQTIMDVLARMRSGVDDIS, from the coding sequence ATGGAATCTTTACTAGCTGTAAACAATGTTGAAAAAACATATGGGAAAGGTACAAACACATTTAAAGCGTTGGAACAAATTTCGTTTGAAATGGCCCATGGAGAATTTGTAGGTGTCATGGGGCCATCAGGTTCCGGCAAGTCAACGCTCTTGAATGTGCTGGCAACCATTGATGCCCCAACTGAGGGCGATATTTATATTGAAAAGGATAATATCGCGAAAATGAAGGAAGAAAAACTGGCGGATTTTCGCCGCAACCATTTGGGTTTTATTTTTCAGGACTATCATCTGCTAGATTCTTTGACGGTGAAAGAAAACATCTTGCTTCCACTGGCCATCGCCAAACGACCCGTTGCCGAAATGGAGAAGCAGGTAGTAGCCATTACGAAGGATTTCGGGATTCATTCCTTATTAAATAAATATCCTTATCAGATTTCTGGTGGTCAAAAGCAACGAACAGCGACATGTCGCGCGCTTGTTAACGACCCAAAAATGATTTTTGCAGATGAGCCGACGGGTGCGCTTGATTCAAAAGCGTCAGAGGATTTTCTAGAACGATTGAGCAGGTTAAATGAGGTGCGGGAAACGACGATTATGATGGTCACGCATGATGCGTTTGCGGCCAGCTTTTGCCGTCGGATTCTATTTATTCAGGATGGTCAGTTATCTGAGGAAATTGTGCGCCAAAATCAAACGAGAAAGCAATTTTTTCAAACGATCATGGATGTGTTGGCACGTATGAGGAGTGGTGTCGATGACATTAGCTGA
- a CDS encoding sensor histidine kinase, translating into MKWKLTGSYLFSIISIILIVFIVNTIILISMWYSERSRAMDGVTSDSAETFTREFTQYLSMNNGEPFVSQNGKQALEAYDAWLQILDGNGNVVSSYQAPATASTHYSAMEIVHKYKYMDDELNTYFLGEYEDFSYIVGLPDAEERRVVFMIDAPSFLSYASEFLLIIIIVDLVIAGVIGLLFSTILTKPVNTMIERISQLKQQNFHSQQPKKPGLFKSVFSNLNDVSETLSKNESERMKLEKMRNEWISNASHDLKTPLASVRGYAELLRSAEVTAEERLDYAEVIERQSIYMKELLDDFTLTMRLRNKELPLQLAKTPVEAFIKELVIDLLNDPQFEGRNISFKSEAQDLELSIDQHLMKRALLNLICNALIHNEDDTTVAVTIQTDALFIEDNGKGIPAGELEQIFDRYYRGTDTNNSHGTGLGMAISRDIIEAHGMTLELVSQTGKGTIVKISF; encoded by the coding sequence ATGAAATGGAAGCTAACAGGGAGTTATTTGTTCTCAATCATTAGCATCATACTCATCGTTTTTATCGTCAACACCATCATTTTGATTAGCATGTGGTATTCCGAGCGTTCGAGGGCAATGGACGGGGTGACAAGTGACTCGGCAGAAACGTTCACGCGAGAGTTCACCCAATATTTATCGATGAACAACGGGGAACCATTCGTTTCGCAAAATGGAAAGCAGGCATTGGAAGCGTATGACGCATGGTTGCAAATTCTTGACGGAAACGGAAATGTCGTGTCGTCTTACCAGGCGCCGGCTACTGCTTCAACCCATTACTCGGCAATGGAGATTGTACATAAATACAAATATATGGACGATGAACTTAATACATATTTTCTTGGAGAATATGAAGACTTTAGTTATATTGTGGGGTTGCCGGATGCAGAGGAACGACGCGTTGTCTTTATGATCGATGCTCCCTCATTTCTCTCTTATGCTTCCGAATTTCTTTTAATCATCATCATTGTTGATTTAGTGATTGCCGGGGTGATCGGACTTCTCTTCAGCACGATTTTGACAAAACCGGTCAACACGATGATCGAGCGAATCTCCCAGCTCAAACAACAAAACTTTCATTCACAGCAGCCAAAAAAGCCTGGGCTTTTCAAATCTGTTTTCTCCAACTTAAATGATGTATCGGAGACACTGAGTAAGAACGAAAGCGAACGAATGAAATTGGAAAAAATGCGCAATGAATGGATCAGCAATGCCTCTCATGATTTAAAAACACCGCTTGCCTCAGTTCGGGGATATGCTGAATTGCTGCGAAGTGCGGAGGTTACAGCGGAGGAGCGTCTGGATTACGCCGAGGTCATTGAGAGACAGTCCATTTACATGAAGGAACTGCTCGACGACTTCACGCTGACGATGCGGTTGCGGAACAAGGAATTGCCGTTGCAGTTGGCGAAAACACCAGTTGAAGCTTTTATCAAAGAATTGGTCATCGACCTGTTGAATGATCCGCAGTTTGAAGGGCGCAACATCTCCTTTAAGAGTGAAGCTCAAGACCTTGAACTTTCTATTGACCAGCATTTAATGAAGAGAGCGCTTCTTAACCTTATCTGCAATGCCCTCATTCACAATGAGGACGATACAACCGTTGCTGTCACTATCCAAACTGATGCCCTATTTATCGAGGACAACGGAAAAGGGATTCCAGCTGGAGAACTTGAACAGATTTTTGACCGTTATTATCGCGGTACGGATACAAATAATAGCCACGGGACCGGGCTAGGCATGGCCATTTCTCGCGATATTATCGAAGCCCATGGGATGACGCTCGAACTGGTCAGCCAAACCGGTAAAGGAACCATCGTGAAGATCAGCTTTTAG
- a CDS encoding helix-turn-helix domain-containing protein: MHRKWFYRLILSYLPMFCIVISILIVISFLFIYQLTKNEAVKVNQIYAEHVMETIEYYLRLTDHMVMKEIQGTDTFSSFFNETFDEETERPWVNYQTNLKLDQLERTLPLFSTIYLYRHKDQAILNPSYGFTTVQSFWDGAFIGQLLNSEETPTDWSSVRTITVGNQNEEVTTLVRSVSLLTGNQGFVVINVHTDALRRLIATSTDSQLTYLRLIDQRGHDVFFLGEPAAKDSSHEAITKLSNGRSSYTGWTIMSGLQEKQWFDIFSLFSYVWFAVALVSVLLGVVWIILMSHRNNKPIQSIMESINSYSKQRNRPFLRDPSGDELGIINTAIQSLLRESSEMDQQNKENLMYKQRMLFQEWLEGNRVISFDEWADERELSSDFQLNEACLLLFEIDHYEQFFDNHSKKDLALVNYVVKKVLEEMVDGDAAFSIWHEWVSDRRLAAVVLCSRETDLGWHQLAERYQNWIHSEMQFTITIALGSVKHDMDCIPLAYSEAKRALSHKITLGRQRIIAHEDIAGLNQIDSTHYIPLVEEIIQRFKQGEGNWQGGLGQLFHLFRKDQVSMQFLTSILSYFTYQMQQEMNSLAYDYVEVWNSGSSLLSDMETNRFENLDDISNYVLDWLTNKEIDLQHIRNKNIHRQSILDIKKYIEKHYHCIDLSLSYLSDLFNIQPTYLSRIFKEEMGEKFVDYLMNVRIRQAKTLLSETEETVQQITVKVGYTHVVSFTRAFKKITGVPPGEYRKAVQNVNQ, from the coding sequence ATGCATAGAAAATGGTTTTATCGTCTCATTCTTTCTTACTTACCGATGTTTTGCATCGTCATTTCTATCCTGATAGTTATTTCATTTTTATTTATTTATCAACTGACTAAAAATGAGGCTGTCAAGGTCAATCAGATCTATGCGGAACATGTCATGGAGACTATCGAATACTATTTGCGACTGACCGATCACATGGTGATGAAAGAAATTCAGGGGACAGATACATTTTCGTCTTTTTTTAATGAGACTTTTGATGAGGAGACAGAACGGCCATGGGTGAATTACCAGACCAATCTTAAGCTTGATCAGTTGGAGCGGACGCTGCCGTTATTCAGCACCATCTATTTGTACCGGCACAAGGACCAGGCCATCTTAAACCCGTCCTACGGATTTACAACCGTTCAATCATTTTGGGATGGGGCGTTTATTGGGCAATTGCTGAATTCTGAGGAGACACCAACCGATTGGAGCTCAGTCCGGACGATTACTGTCGGAAATCAGAACGAGGAAGTCACGACGTTGGTACGTAGCGTTTCATTATTAACAGGAAATCAGGGGTTCGTCGTCATCAATGTTCATACCGATGCGTTGCGACGATTAATTGCCACATCAACGGACTCTCAATTGACGTACCTTCGTTTAATTGATCAAAGAGGTCACGACGTCTTTTTCTTAGGTGAGCCAGCTGCGAAGGATTCTTCCCATGAGGCTATTACAAAGTTGTCCAACGGGCGCTCTTCCTATACAGGGTGGACGATAATGAGCGGCTTGCAGGAAAAACAATGGTTCGATATCTTCTCGTTGTTTTCATATGTATGGTTCGCCGTTGCCTTAGTCAGCGTACTTCTTGGCGTCGTTTGGATTATCCTCATGAGTCATCGTAACAATAAACCAATTCAATCCATCATGGAAAGCATCAACTCGTATTCTAAACAAAGAAATCGTCCATTTCTTAGAGATCCTTCTGGCGATGAACTGGGAATCATTAATACCGCCATTCAGAGTTTGCTAAGAGAATCGTCGGAAATGGATCAGCAAAATAAAGAAAACCTTATGTATAAGCAGCGAATGCTGTTTCAGGAATGGTTGGAAGGAAACAGGGTGATTTCCTTTGACGAGTGGGCGGATGAGAGAGAATTATCTTCGGATTTTCAGTTAAATGAAGCGTGCCTATTGCTTTTTGAAATCGATCATTATGAACAGTTTTTCGACAACCACAGTAAAAAGGATCTTGCGTTGGTAAACTATGTTGTTAAAAAAGTGCTAGAGGAAATGGTGGACGGCGATGCGGCGTTCTCCATTTGGCACGAATGGGTTTCAGATCGGCGTCTGGCAGCGGTGGTTTTGTGCTCCCGTGAAACGGATCTTGGCTGGCATCAACTGGCGGAGCGCTATCAGAACTGGATACATTCAGAAATGCAATTCACGATTACGATCGCTCTAGGCAGTGTCAAACATGATATGGACTGCATCCCGTTGGCTTACAGTGAAGCCAAACGAGCGCTCTCGCACAAGATAACGCTTGGCAGACAACGAATTATTGCACATGAAGACATTGCTGGATTAAACCAGATCGATTCCACGCATTACATTCCGTTGGTGGAAGAAATCATCCAGCGCTTCAAGCAAGGGGAAGGGAACTGGCAAGGCGGACTGGGTCAGTTGTTCCACTTGTTTAGAAAGGACCAAGTTTCTATGCAGTTTTTAACGAGCATCTTATCGTATTTTACCTATCAGATGCAACAGGAAATGAATTCACTTGCTTACGACTATGTCGAGGTATGGAACAGCGGCTCGTCGTTGTTGTCGGATATGGAAACGAATCGTTTCGAAAACTTGGATGATATTTCTAACTACGTTTTGGACTGGTTGACGAATAAAGAAATAGATCTTCAGCACATCAGGAATAAAAATATCCACCGTCAGTCCATTCTTGATATCAAAAAATACATTGAAAAGCACTACCATTGTATCGATTTGTCTTTAAGCTATTTGAGCGACCTATTTAACATCCAACCGACGTACTTGAGTCGGATTTTCAAAGAAGAAATGGGCGAGAAATTTGTAGACTATTTGATGAACGTCCGAATTCGCCAAGCAAAGACGTTGCTATCTGAGACGGAAGAGACGGTACAGCAGATCACAGTGAAAGTCGGCTATACTCACGTAGTCTCTTTTACACGTGCTTTTAAAAAAATTACCGGAGTGCCTCCTGGAGAGTATCGCAAGGCGGTGCAGAACGTGAATCAATAA
- a CDS encoding carbohydrate ABC transporter permease, which produces MRDSFGDKVFYSVNYILLAVGALTCVFPLIHILAMSLSDSHAVLSGMVTLVPVGWTLESYKLLINGTNIIQAFLNSVTITVLGVIFSMAFTILAAYPLSRKYFIGRSFFTLLLVFTMLFQGGIIPTFLVLKYFDVINTFSAVWILNLVSVFNMLVMRTYFQNIPEEVQESARIDGCNEWKLLIRIILPLSMPVLAALALFYGVGYWNAFMQVLIYINDTSKYNLPVLVQQMIQSQSLMQEMMHATPEDASQMQMTPESVRSAGIIFMVIPMLIVYPFVQKYFVKGVMLGSVKG; this is translated from the coding sequence TTGAGAGATTCTTTTGGAGATAAAGTGTTTTATTCCGTCAATTATATTCTTCTAGCCGTCGGAGCTCTGACGTGTGTATTCCCGTTGATCCATATTTTAGCTATGTCTCTTAGTGATTCTCATGCGGTGCTGTCAGGGATGGTTACACTTGTACCTGTTGGCTGGACGTTGGAATCCTATAAATTGCTAATCAACGGAACAAATATCATCCAGGCTTTCTTGAACAGTGTAACCATCACCGTTCTTGGGGTGATTTTCAGCATGGCGTTTACGATTCTTGCGGCGTATCCTCTCTCCAGGAAATACTTTATCGGAAGAAGTTTTTTTACATTGCTGCTTGTGTTTACAATGCTTTTCCAAGGGGGGATCATTCCGACCTTTCTTGTCTTGAAGTATTTTGATGTTATTAACACATTTTCAGCCGTCTGGATTTTAAATTTAGTAAGCGTTTTCAATATGCTAGTGATGCGAACCTATTTCCAGAACATCCCCGAGGAAGTTCAGGAATCAGCAAGGATCGATGGTTGCAACGAGTGGAAGTTGCTAATACGGATCATTTTGCCTCTCTCTATGCCTGTACTTGCGGCATTGGCACTTTTTTATGGTGTTGGCTACTGGAATGCGTTTATGCAGGTGTTGATCTATATCAATGACACAAGTAAGTATAACCTGCCCGTTCTTGTGCAGCAGATGATTCAGAGCCAGTCACTGATGCAGGAAATGATGCATGCCACGCCGGAAGATGCAAGCCAAATGCAAATGACCCCAGAATCCGTCCGCTCGGCGGGCATTATTTTCATGGTCATTCCTATGCTGATTGTCTACCCGTTCGTGCAAAAGTACTTCGTCAAAGGGGTGATGCTCGGTTCTGTTAAGGGATAG